Below is a window of Arabidopsis thaliana chromosome 2, partial sequence DNA.
tttaatacaaaagaaagaaagatgctgatttattaaattttggggtcattattatttaatttctatGACTTATGAAACTTCCATAAAAATttcattgacttttttttttcacatttttttaccGGTAGTCGTTTCATTATCATTTACATtatcttgtttatttattCTCCTTCTCATGTTTAGACGCTAAGCTGCCATTTTCTCCGCCAGAGTAAAGTTCTTTATCCTCTTTAGCTCTTCACTCTTAAACTAATTAAGATTTGGTGAAAACGATTCTGCTTATGCTCCTTTCGCTTTCTCTGTTCCATTTTGGTCTTTAACTCTTTCATTTCTTGTGAGTTTTTTTGATGAGTTTGCGTTTGATAATCCAAAGGcaaaagctttttctttaCGCGTtaaatttcaactttttcttacaaatgCATATTGATTACAATCCTAGAACCCTAAACTTGTTAACAAGTGTTGATCTTTTGTTCATCATcgaaagttttgatttttatgggTTTCTATGTTGCAGGGTGAGTTAAAGCCACTTGGGTTCTGACGGATTTGTTCAAAGGAAGCTTCTTTGACGACGACACTTGGACTAAAAGCATAGGTACTTTTCCGATACTCCTCACAactctaaaaatattttctccaTTTACGAGGTTGACGAggctttttttatttgcttgagTTTTAGAAAGCTTTAGTTTTTAGTTGTTGTCGCAATCATTGCCGTGTAAGCTGGGGGAAAAGCGAGTGGATCAGAATTCTTTTtgtcaattctttttttgggtattttccaaagtcttgttttttttttattctttggtttgggtttggcTTTGAGGAAGCTAAAGACTGTATAGGGATACCTAACATTTGCATTTACTATTCATTTATcactctgttttgattttcttgtctTGCTTGTATTGTTTTGAAGCAAGATTTTGTTCTTGCTCTGTTCTGTTCTGTGGTGATTCAATTTGTATGGCTTCATTTCTTTGGTTGGAAGTTGTTTTCCTTATTTGAtgtcatgtttttcttttaatgaagccatgattttttctctttgttctaTGGTTTGTACTTGTAGATCTTGCACTCGTTGGGGtgattctctttgttttttgttcaaatGGCTGATCATAAAGGAAAGGTTCCAGTCTCTTTATCTGCATCCTCTTCATCGTTGTCTCTGTCTCCAAAAACAACGCCAATAGAGGCGGAAGTGTGGTTGATTGCTGAGGCAAGGGCTCAGGAGATACTATGTGCCATCCAACCTAACTATCTTGCAGAAAGAAGTAGGAATAAGATCATCAGTAATCTCCAGACTCTTCTGTGGGAACGTCTTGGAATTGAGGTTAGAACTTTCTTGCTTTTGTTGGATGAACTTTCCTTCAGTCTCCAACGTATTAGGAATGCTAAAGTTTTCTAACTTGATCAAAATGTAGTTTTAATGCGGTGTTGTATATTACCAGGTGTATTTATTTGGTTCAATGCCATTAAAAACCTATCTCCCAGATGGAGATATTGATCTGACAGTTCTAACTCATCATGCTTCGGAGGAGGACTGTGCTAGAGCAGTGTGTTGTGTGCTTGAAGCTGAAATGGGAAATTCAGATCTCCAAGTAACTGGTGTTCAGTATGTCCAAGCAAAGGTTTGCTTGGttccttgtttgtttttaaatatgtgTGTTCAATAAAAACTCATATTCCATGCTTATGCTGTTTCCCGCTCAAATGATGTTTTTGATGGTAGGTCAAAGTCATAAAGTGCTCTATCAGGGACGTTGCTTTCGATATCTCCTTCAATCAATTGGCGGGACTAGGCGCTTTATGTTTTCTGGAGCAGGTAAAATACTTGATGatagtataatatatacttGTTTCCATCGTCTATTCTCTCAActgatgatatttttgttgctTTATTAGGTTGACAAAGCTTTTGGTAGAGACCATCTGTTCAAAAAAAGCATCATTTTGGTTAAGGCCTGGTGTTTTTATGAAAGCCGTATTCTCGGTGCCAACTCTGGATTGATTTCGACATATGCATTGGCTATACTCGTCTTGAACATCGTCAACATGTCTTATTCATCACTGTCTGGCCCTTTAGCTGTAAGCATTTTTAAATCTGAGCTTATTTGGAAATTGCTTCCAAGATTAACATATTAAATCTCTATCATCAACAGGTTCTGTATAAGTTCATAAATTACTATGGATCATTTGATTGGAAGAATTACTGTGTCACGGTCACTGGTCCGGTCCCGATATCATCTCTTCCAGATATTACTGGTAAGGACGCTGAGATAATCGAAAACTTCATTTGTTGTTTCCtctaaatttgaaaacttcaTTTGTTGTTCCCTTCAGAAACCGGAAATCATGAAGTGTTCCTAGATGAGAAGTTCTTCAGAGAATGCATGGAGTTATATTCTGGGGAAACTGGAGTTGTTGAAGCCAGCAGGAAATATTTTCCTGTAAAATATTACAACATACTGGATCCTCTGAAACACAGTAACAACCTTGGACGTAGTGTGACAAAAGGTACTATATTAACCAGAGATTTCTAAGCATGATTATTGGTATCTCAAGtaatattttctatcttttgtGTAATCTTGCTAGGAAATATGGTACgtttaagaaattgttttatgcTGGGAGTTCAGAAACTCAGAGATGTGCTTACACTGCCTGGAGAGAACGTGGGTTGGAAACTGGAGAAGTTCTTTAATGTTTCACTGGAGAGGAACGGTAAGGGACAAAGACAAGACGTAGAGGAGCCTGTCGTCGCGTTTGGCACTGGAGCAGCAGACTACTCTCAACTTAAAGGAGATTTTGACAGATACCGCAATAATCTTATATACGGGAAGTGGTTTCACGGTGAGA
It encodes the following:
- a CDS encoding Nucleotidyltransferase family protein, whose translation is MADHKGKVPVSLSASSSSLSLSPKTTPIEAEVWLIAEARAQEILCAIQPNYLAERSRNKIISNLQTLLWERLGIEVYLFGSMPLKTYLPDGDIDLTVLTHHASEEDCARAVCCVLEAEMGNSDLQVTGVQYVQAKVKVIKCSIRDVAFDISFNQLAGLGALCFLEQVDKAFGRDHLFKKSIILVKAWCFYESRILGANSGLISTYALAILVLNIVNMSYSSLSGPLAVLYKFINYYGSFDWKNYCVTVTGPVPISSLPDITETGNHEVFLDEKFFRECMELYSGETGVVEASRKYFPVKYYNILDPLKHSNNLGRSVTKGNMVRLRNCFMLGVQKLRDVLTLPGENVGWKLEKFFNVSLERNGKGQRQDVEEPVVAFGTGAADYSQLKGDFDRYRNNLIYGKWFHGESLHNWLPPSLDTTSWANISFYMSRVRNGFNGRNQEGPTSMPNIKQSPNNRRSNGTGTYIPGMSKQSNTAGCSSSKPSTVKSLPSASETQESKKNP